The genomic stretch GGTCACTGGCTGGCGCGGTCGTCTGTTTGGGGATGGGTTGCAAGCGATTCTGGCGCAGTATTAAGCACGATAAATCATCATCACGAAAGCTACCGCCCCTGATTTGCAGGGGCGGTAGTGGAACAGGGAAGCTGTGATTATTTGTCGACGGTCGGCGTAGGTGCTGCGGGCTCGTCGGCTTCCGGCAACGTAACGTTCAGTTCCAGTACGGAAATATCATCGCCTTTCTGTTCCAACTGTACCGTGACCATTTCCGGGTCTATCTGCACGTATTTGCAGATAACTTCCAAAATGTCTCGTTTGAGCTGCGGCAGATAATGCGGCTCACTGTCCCCACGGCGTCGCTCCGCGACAATAATCTGTAGCCGTTCCTTGGCGATATTGGCTGTCGTTTTTTTGCGGGACAAAAAGAAATCGAGTAACGCCATGATTTATCCCCCAAAGAGTCGTTTCAGGAAGCCTTTCTTCTCTTCCTCAATAAACCGATACGGTCTATCTTCGCCCAACAGGCGATCCACGGTATCCGCATAGGCTTTGCCGGCATCGGCTTCTTTATCCAGAATAACCGGCTCACCCTGGTTGGACGCGCGTAATACGGACTGGTCTTCCGGGATGACGCCTATCAATGGAATGCGCAGAATTTCCAGCACATCTTCCATGCTCAGCATATCGCCACGGCTGACACGACCTGGGTTGTAACGGGTGAGCAGCAGATGTTCCTTGATAGGGTCCAGACCTTG from Dickeya zeae NCPPB 2538 encodes the following:
- the minE gene encoding cell division topological specificity factor MinE, with product MALLDFFLSRKKTTANIAKERLQIIVAERRRGDSEPHYLPQLKRDILEVICKYVQIDPEMVTVQLEQKGDDISVLELNVTLPEADEPAAPTPTVDK